A genomic segment from Pedobacter sp. MC2016-14 encodes:
- a CDS encoding bifunctional 2-polyprenyl-6-hydroxyphenol methylase/3-demethylubiquinol 3-O-methyltransferase UbiG — translation MQRKWFQIWFNSPYYHILYGQRNDAEAEFLIDNLFSFLTPSTDARVLDIACGRGRHAVYLNKKGYDVTGIDLSEQSIKYAKQFENKRLHFFVHDMRKLSYINYYDVAVNLFTSFGYFETEKEHVNALKSFRKSLKNDGTFVLDYFNTNKILNNLTHQETKTIEGIEFNLHKFVSEGKIIKHINFEHKGKAFAFEERVQAFTLADFDSMLLKSGLRVTAKFGNYKLDEYDELKSDRLILVCKKA, via the coding sequence ATGCAGCGCAAATGGTTTCAAATTTGGTTCAACTCCCCTTATTATCATATACTTTATGGTCAGCGGAATGATGCCGAAGCGGAATTTTTAATCGACAATTTATTCAGTTTCCTAACCCCTTCAACCGATGCGCGGGTATTAGATATTGCTTGTGGCAGAGGAAGACATGCCGTTTACCTGAACAAAAAAGGATATGATGTTACCGGTATAGACCTGTCTGAACAAAGTATAAAGTACGCGAAGCAGTTTGAGAACAAACGCCTTCACTTTTTTGTGCATGACATGCGGAAGTTATCATACATTAATTACTACGATGTTGCTGTAAACCTTTTTACTAGTTTCGGCTATTTTGAAACTGAAAAAGAACATGTAAATGCATTAAAATCTTTCAGGAAGAGTTTAAAAAATGACGGAACATTTGTGCTTGATTATTTTAACACCAATAAAATCCTGAACAATTTAACGCATCAGGAAACAAAAACAATAGAGGGAATTGAATTTAACCTGCACAAATTTGTATCTGAAGGAAAGATCATTAAGCACATCAATTTTGAACACAAAGGCAAAGCTTTTGCCTTTGAAGAGCGTGTACAGGCCTTTACTTTAGCCGATTTTGACAGTATGTTGCTCAAAAGCGGCCTTAGGGTTACCGCGAAATTTGGCAACTACAAGCTGGATGAATACGACGAGCTTAAATCAGACCGCTTAATTTTAGTTTGCAAAAAAGCATGA
- a CDS encoding glycoside hydrolase N-terminal domain-containing protein, producing MRCSQFIVLSLFACLLLSNVVYGQDQNTLWYTKPAEKWTDALPIGNGRIGAMVFGTIATEHLQFNEQTLWTGGPRDPNHKGASKYLPQIRQLLADGKQSEAENLAAEHFMGIKTAAGDKEQWFKAMRALQGMVGNPALEKYDDRSWKEIAVPSYEGWEQVGLTDVDGAVWFRTTIDVPGNWLGKNLVLDLNRVRDQDFTYVNGVLIGNTDGTAARKYTIPAKLIKKGINTIAVQVLNYFDKGGIAGYKDTKRHIGVYPEGENINEGISLVKSWKYKIQDNEPPAVAQFQASYQPFGDLYLDFKLPKAVPLHYKRSLDLSTALARTSFELAGVNYVREYFASQPDQAIVIRLNADKKGRISFNARLISPHHYAVLKKIDPHTVALSFQVSNGVLKGESRLRVLVKSGTVQIKGTELSISNADEATLYLSAGTNFVNDHNVTAKPDVQCIKALAGLKSKSYQQVKAAHVKEYQQYYNRFAIDLGKGEHENLPTDERIALFSKSNDPSFAALFMQYGRYLLISSSRPGSVEPANLQGIWNDLLTPPWGSKYTTNINLQMNYWPSEVLNLSAMNGPLFHKIKALAVKGAVTAQEHYAAKGWVLHHNTDIWNATAPINASNHGIWVSGAGWLSQHLWEHYLFTKDQKFLAEEAYPVMKQSAEFFLDFLTKDAKTGWLISSPSNSPENGGLVAGPTMDHQIIRTLFRNCIAAGKALGTDAAFSQVLEDKIAQIAPNQIGKYGQLQEWLEDKDDTTNKHRHVSHLWGVHPGNDITWNTPELMKAARQSLIYRGDEGTGWSLAWKINFWARFKEGDHAMKMINMLISPAATGGGAYVNLFDAHPPFQIDGNFGAAAGIAEMLVQSHTGLIELLPALPSALPYGEVKGLCARGAFVLDFGWNNGKLQHLKVTSLAGGSCKLSYGNKTAVLETTKGATYTLDGDLK from the coding sequence ATGAGGTGTTCACAGTTTATTGTACTTTCCCTGTTTGCCTGTTTATTGCTCAGCAATGTAGTTTACGGTCAGGATCAAAACACACTTTGGTACACTAAACCTGCAGAAAAGTGGACTGATGCCTTGCCAATTGGCAACGGCAGGATAGGCGCGATGGTTTTTGGTACCATAGCAACCGAGCACCTTCAGTTTAATGAACAGACGCTTTGGACTGGCGGACCTCGCGATCCCAATCATAAGGGAGCGTCAAAGTACCTGCCTCAAATCAGACAACTACTTGCCGATGGAAAGCAGTCTGAGGCAGAGAACCTGGCAGCAGAGCATTTTATGGGTATTAAAACAGCCGCTGGAGATAAAGAGCAGTGGTTTAAGGCCATGCGCGCCTTACAAGGCATGGTCGGCAACCCCGCACTTGAAAAGTATGATGATCGCTCCTGGAAAGAAATAGCTGTACCTAGCTATGAGGGATGGGAACAGGTGGGTTTAACAGATGTAGATGGTGCAGTTTGGTTTAGAACAACCATTGATGTACCTGGAAATTGGTTAGGTAAAAATCTTGTACTCGACTTAAACCGTGTCAGAGATCAGGATTTTACTTATGTAAATGGGGTATTGATTGGCAATACGGACGGAACAGCTGCCAGAAAATATACCATACCGGCAAAGCTGATTAAAAAAGGCATAAATACCATTGCTGTACAAGTGCTTAATTACTTTGATAAGGGTGGAATTGCGGGATACAAGGATACCAAAAGGCATATTGGTGTTTATCCGGAAGGAGAAAATATAAATGAGGGGATCTCGCTGGTTAAATCCTGGAAATATAAAATTCAAGACAATGAACCTCCTGCTGTAGCACAGTTTCAAGCCAGTTACCAGCCCTTTGGTGATTTGTACCTGGACTTTAAGCTGCCAAAGGCTGTGCCGCTTCATTATAAAAGATCATTGGACTTAAGCACTGCCCTGGCCCGGACTTCATTTGAGCTTGCTGGTGTAAATTATGTGAGGGAGTATTTCGCCAGTCAGCCAGATCAGGCCATTGTCATTCGGCTCAATGCCGATAAAAAGGGCAGGATCAGTTTCAATGCAAGATTAATCAGCCCACATCATTATGCTGTACTTAAAAAGATTGATCCTCATACCGTAGCACTTTCCTTTCAGGTTAGCAACGGGGTTTTAAAAGGTGAAAGCAGGTTGCGGGTTCTTGTAAAAAGCGGTACAGTTCAAATTAAAGGAACTGAATTGAGCATTAGCAATGCAGATGAGGCCACACTTTACCTTAGCGCAGGAACCAATTTTGTAAATGATCATAATGTAACAGCGAAGCCTGATGTACAGTGCATTAAAGCACTAGCCGGACTTAAATCTAAATCTTATCAGCAAGTAAAGGCTGCTCATGTAAAAGAGTACCAGCAGTATTACAATCGTTTTGCGATTGATCTAGGAAAAGGGGAACATGAAAACTTACCTACTGATGAAAGGATAGCTTTATTTTCAAAATCTAATGACCCTTCATTTGCTGCCTTATTTATGCAATATGGCCGTTACCTGCTCATTTCCAGCTCAAGACCAGGTTCAGTAGAACCGGCAAATCTTCAGGGCATTTGGAACGATTTGCTAACACCACCCTGGGGTAGTAAATACACCACCAATATAAACCTGCAAATGAATTACTGGCCCTCAGAGGTACTGAACCTTTCAGCGATGAATGGGCCTTTGTTCCATAAAATAAAAGCATTGGCTGTTAAAGGTGCTGTTACTGCTCAAGAACATTATGCGGCTAAAGGATGGGTGCTGCACCATAATACGGATATATGGAATGCTACCGCACCCATTAACGCCTCAAACCATGGTATTTGGGTTTCGGGTGCAGGCTGGTTAAGTCAGCACCTGTGGGAGCATTACTTGTTTACAAAAGATCAAAAGTTTTTGGCTGAAGAGGCTTACCCAGTCATGAAACAGTCGGCAGAATTTTTTCTTGATTTCCTGACTAAAGATGCCAAAACTGGATGGCTGATTAGCAGCCCTTCAAATTCGCCTGAAAACGGAGGTTTAGTGGCGGGTCCCACAATGGATCACCAGATTATCCGTACGCTGTTTAGAAATTGCATTGCCGCGGGTAAGGCCCTGGGCACAGACGCTGCATTTAGTCAAGTACTGGAAGATAAAATTGCGCAGATTGCACCGAACCAGATTGGAAAATACGGACAGTTGCAGGAATGGTTAGAAGACAAAGACGATACCACCAATAAACACAGGCACGTGTCTCACCTTTGGGGTGTACACCCTGGAAATGACATTACCTGGAATACTCCAGAGCTGATGAAAGCAGCCAGGCAATCGCTGATTTATCGGGGAGATGAAGGTACAGGCTGGAGTTTGGCATGGAAAATTAATTTCTGGGCCAGGTTTAAAGAAGGCGATCATGCCATGAAAATGATTAACATGTTGATTAGTCCGGCGGCTACCGGGGGAGGTGCTTACGTCAATCTGTTTGATGCTCATCCTCCCTTTCAAATTGATGGTAATTTTGGTGCGGCGGCGGGTATAGCCGAAATGCTGGTACAAAGTCATACAGGACTGATTGAATTGTTGCCAGCTTTGCCCTCTGCTTTACCTTATGGAGAAGTTAAAGGCTTATGTGCCCGTGGTGCTTTTGTACTCGATTTTGGCTGGAACAATGGAAAGTTGCAGCATTTAAAAGTGACTTCTTTAGCGGGGGGCAGTTGTAAACTTAGTTACGGAAATAAAACAGCAGTTCTGGAAACCACAAAAGGTGCAACGTATACACTTGACGGAGATTTAAAATAA
- a CDS encoding glycoside hydrolase family 28 protein — MKLYKNTITSTLYRLMLAVAVCTMAVFSSEASAQQYYNVLKYGAKNDSSKLATTAIKNAIEAASKAGGGTVYFPAGKYLTGAIHLKSNITIFIDAGAELHFSDNFDDYLPMVKSRYEGVDVTSFSPLFYAYKAENITIMGRGIIDGHGKKWWDFVEGYKEGQARSKWQHTFDGLNKDILLPDDPRQMKRGFLRPPFIQPMFCKNVLIEGITIRNSPFWTVNPEFCENVTVHAVTINNPHSPNTDGINPESCNNVHISNCHISVGDDCITIKSGKDAPGRKMATPAQNYTITNCTMLSGHGGVVIGSEMSGDVKMITISNCVFDGTDRGIRIKTARGRGGVVEDIRVDNIVMKNIRQQAIVLDMQYAKSEVEPVSERTPRFRNIHFSNITAQANQAGFINGIEEMPIENITFNNMNIDAKRGFTIREAKNIRFQQFQITSEIGPAIDAKNVKQFTIDGVVKDY, encoded by the coding sequence ATGAAACTTTATAAAAATACGATAACGAGTACACTTTACAGATTAATGCTAGCTGTTGCTGTGTGTACAATGGCAGTTTTTTCCAGTGAAGCAAGCGCACAGCAGTATTATAATGTACTTAAATACGGTGCAAAAAATGATAGCAGTAAACTGGCTACAACAGCTATTAAAAATGCCATTGAGGCAGCTTCGAAAGCCGGTGGTGGCACTGTTTATTTCCCCGCTGGGAAATACCTGACCGGTGCTATACACCTGAAAAGCAACATTACCATTTTTATTGACGCAGGTGCGGAACTTCATTTTAGTGATAATTTTGACGATTACCTGCCAATGGTAAAAAGTCGTTATGAGGGCGTGGATGTAACCAGTTTTTCTCCCTTATTTTATGCTTATAAAGCTGAGAACATCACGATTATGGGCCGCGGGATAATAGATGGACACGGTAAAAAATGGTGGGATTTTGTAGAAGGGTATAAAGAGGGACAAGCGCGTTCAAAATGGCAGCATACTTTTGATGGTTTAAATAAAGATATTCTGTTGCCCGATGATCCCAGACAAATGAAAAGGGGCTTTTTACGTCCCCCTTTTATCCAGCCTATGTTCTGTAAAAATGTATTGATAGAGGGAATTACCATTAGGAATTCGCCATTCTGGACCGTTAACCCGGAGTTCTGCGAAAATGTAACGGTACATGCTGTAACCATCAATAATCCACATTCACCAAATACAGATGGCATCAATCCAGAGTCCTGCAACAACGTGCACATTTCCAATTGCCACATCAGCGTAGGTGACGACTGTATCACCATCAAATCTGGTAAAGATGCACCGGGAAGGAAAATGGCTACTCCTGCACAAAATTATACCATCACCAATTGTACCATGTTATCAGGACACGGCGGTGTTGTGATTGGCAGTGAGATGTCTGGCGATGTGAAAATGATTACCATTTCCAACTGTGTTTTTGACGGTACAGACCGAGGCATCCGCATTAAAACTGCCAGGGGCAGGGGAGGTGTGGTAGAAGACATCCGTGTGGATAACATCGTCATGAAAAACATCCGCCAGCAGGCCATTGTACTTGACATGCAATATGCCAAATCAGAGGTAGAGCCTGTATCTGAACGTACGCCAAGGTTCAGGAACATTCATTTCAGCAACATTACCGCCCAGGCCAACCAGGCAGGATTTATCAACGGTATTGAAGAAATGCCTATAGAAAATATCACGTTTAATAACATGAATATTGATGCGAAAAGAGGCTTTACCATAAGGGAGGCTAAGAACATCAGGTTTCAGCAGTTTCAAATTACTTCCGAAATAGGTCCTGCAATTGACGCTAAAAACGTAAAGCAGTTTACCATTGACGGCGTTGTTAAGGATTACTAA
- a CDS encoding malectin domain-containing carbohydrate-binding protein, whose amino-acid sequence MNRVLKVLMLGFFLLFAGQDFAQERVRKDILLKYDWHSVADDQKDAFTGFENPSFEEKNWKRVDVPHNWDQYEGYRRMLHGNRHGYAWYRHTFTTVEKKPGKRFFLYFEGVGSYATVWLNGKKAGYHAGGRTTFTIDVTDIIKLNGQSNVLAVRADHPANIQDLPWVDGGCSTERGFSEGSQPMGIFRPVHLIVTNPVRIEPFGVHIWNDEKVSEKSAVLNMTTEFKNYSGVTKDITVVNQLFDRAGKKVEELKTAKKVLAGEAVVVAQQTSLLKNPTLWSLENPYLYTLKTLITESGKVVDVLRTPYGIRWVSWPIGSTVNNKQFLLNGKPVFINGIAEYEHLIGQSHAFNYEQIESRVMQIKAAGFNAFRDAHQPHNLLYQDYWDKLGILSWTQMAAHIWYDTPEFRANFKRLLTDWVKERRNSPSVVLWGLENESTLPEDFARECTALIRKLDPTASSQRKVTTCNGGKGTDWDVPQNWTGTYGGNPLDYAKDVERQVLIGEYGAWRTLDLHTEGPFVQNSAYSENNMTQLMETKVRLAESAKDKTAGHFFWLFSSHDNPGRVQGGEGMRELDRIGPVNYKGLFTPWEEPLDVFYMFRANYAPKTTEPMVYLVSHTWANRWMKAGKKDSITVYSNCDEVELFNDVNGSSLGKRTRNGIGTHFQWDAADIRYNVLYAVGYIAGKAVAKDYIVLNNLPQAPGFSKFYAGAKNVTAGEKGYNYIYRLNCGGPEYKDHNGQVWSADRQLQGDNAFGSSSWTADFPGIPAFFASQRRTFDPIAGTEDWKLFQTFRYGRDKLNFNFPVPDGEYLVELYFAEPWLGTGGGLDCKAMRLFDVAINGETKLRNVDIWKEAGHDAALKKTVRVKVKGGRLLVSFPTVRSGQALISAIAIASTDLTLKPAPESPCLIEELTGTGLTAKTWMDMGDQQYSDQDVQFHSLPSNLYGAEWIQTAGTSADVKFKLHADADVCVALSVAIPQKTAWLNDYEDTNTFIENNKGNKFRVYRKRYLKGQQVILAENGASAEMYTIAVLPVSNLQPAFDLKTVSSYKATKASLSGAAVKEVLIEKERVTFKKPAGAAIEWTISVGVADTYSLTIKYHNPFEHTLKGKLEFLTADGIVMRTVEDIEFSSTKKGKWNYFNSSTGSMVNAGTYKVRLTAVSAEGLSLDALDVQ is encoded by the coding sequence ATGAATAGGGTATTGAAAGTTTTAATGCTTGGTTTTTTCCTGCTTTTTGCTGGTCAGGACTTTGCTCAGGAGAGAGTAAGAAAAGATATTTTACTAAAATACGATTGGCACAGTGTGGCTGACGATCAAAAAGATGCTTTTACTGGATTTGAAAATCCCTCGTTTGAGGAAAAAAACTGGAAACGTGTTGATGTTCCGCACAATTGGGACCAGTACGAAGGCTACCGCAGAATGTTGCATGGCAACAGACATGGCTATGCCTGGTACAGGCATACTTTTACTACCGTAGAAAAAAAGCCCGGTAAACGTTTCTTTCTTTATTTTGAAGGGGTGGGCTCTTACGCTACCGTCTGGTTAAATGGAAAGAAAGCAGGTTATCATGCGGGCGGACGAACCACTTTTACAATAGATGTAACCGATATCATTAAATTGAACGGGCAGTCCAATGTACTGGCTGTTCGTGCTGATCACCCGGCAAATATCCAGGATCTTCCATGGGTTGATGGAGGTTGTTCTACTGAACGCGGTTTCTCTGAAGGTTCGCAGCCAATGGGGATTTTTAGGCCGGTCCATTTAATTGTGACCAATCCGGTTCGGATTGAGCCTTTTGGCGTGCATATATGGAACGATGAAAAGGTTTCCGAAAAGTCGGCAGTGCTTAACATGACAACCGAGTTCAAAAATTATTCCGGGGTCACAAAAGACATTACTGTAGTCAACCAGTTGTTTGACAGAGCTGGAAAAAAAGTTGAAGAGTTAAAGACGGCTAAGAAGGTCCTTGCGGGTGAAGCAGTAGTGGTTGCACAGCAGACCTCCCTGCTTAAAAATCCAACTTTATGGTCTTTGGAAAATCCCTATCTATATACTTTAAAAACGCTCATTACCGAGAGTGGTAAAGTGGTCGATGTATTACGTACCCCTTATGGAATTCGCTGGGTCAGCTGGCCTATTGGCAGCACCGTTAACAATAAACAGTTTCTGTTAAATGGTAAGCCGGTATTCATTAATGGCATTGCAGAATACGAACACCTGATCGGTCAAAGTCATGCCTTCAATTATGAGCAGATAGAATCAAGGGTAATGCAGATTAAAGCCGCCGGTTTTAACGCTTTTAGGGATGCACACCAGCCACATAACCTGTTGTATCAAGACTATTGGGATAAACTAGGGATTTTATCCTGGACTCAAATGGCCGCCCACATTTGGTATGATACGCCAGAATTCAGAGCCAACTTTAAAAGACTGCTTACGGATTGGGTAAAAGAAAGAAGAAACAGTCCTTCTGTGGTTTTATGGGGACTGGAAAACGAGAGTACGCTGCCAGAAGATTTTGCCAGAGAATGCACAGCACTGATTCGTAAACTTGATCCTACAGCCTCATCGCAGCGAAAAGTAACTACCTGTAATGGTGGAAAAGGGACAGACTGGGATGTGCCTCAAAACTGGACAGGAACATATGGTGGTAACCCGCTGGATTATGCAAAAGATGTAGAACGCCAGGTGCTGATTGGTGAATATGGCGCATGGAGAACGCTTGACTTGCATACCGAAGGGCCTTTTGTACAGAACAGTGCCTACAGTGAAAATAACATGACGCAGCTCATGGAGACTAAAGTTAGGCTTGCTGAGTCGGCGAAAGACAAAACTGCGGGACATTTTTTCTGGTTGTTCAGCTCACATGACAATCCGGGTAGGGTACAGGGCGGAGAAGGGATGCGGGAACTTGACCGTATTGGCCCCGTAAATTATAAAGGTCTTTTTACACCATGGGAAGAGCCATTGGATGTATTCTATATGTTTAGGGCTAACTACGCACCTAAAACTACGGAGCCCATGGTTTACCTGGTTTCTCATACCTGGGCAAACAGATGGATGAAAGCGGGCAAAAAGGACAGCATTACCGTATATTCAAACTGCGATGAAGTAGAGCTTTTTAATGATGTTAACGGAAGCTCACTGGGTAAAAGAACCCGCAATGGTATTGGGACCCATTTTCAGTGGGATGCTGCAGATATACGTTATAACGTACTATATGCCGTTGGTTATATAGCCGGAAAGGCAGTAGCGAAGGATTATATTGTATTGAACAATTTGCCACAGGCACCTGGTTTCAGCAAATTTTATGCAGGTGCTAAAAATGTAACTGCTGGAGAAAAAGGTTACAACTATATTTATCGCCTCAATTGTGGTGGCCCGGAATATAAAGACCACAATGGTCAGGTTTGGTCGGCCGACAGGCAATTACAAGGCGATAATGCTTTTGGTTCTTCTTCATGGACGGCAGATTTCCCCGGCATTCCTGCTTTTTTTGCGAGTCAGCGTAGAACATTTGATCCTATTGCCGGCACAGAAGACTGGAAGCTTTTTCAAACTTTCCGCTACGGACGTGACAAACTAAACTTTAATTTTCCTGTACCGGACGGTGAATATCTAGTAGAATTGTATTTTGCTGAACCCTGGTTGGGTACAGGCGGGGGACTGGACTGTAAAGCTATGCGGCTGTTTGATGTTGCTATCAACGGAGAAACCAAATTGAGAAATGTTGATATCTGGAAAGAAGCGGGGCACGATGCGGCGCTGAAAAAAACAGTTCGTGTAAAGGTTAAAGGGGGGCGTTTGTTAGTTTCTTTTCCTACGGTAAGGTCAGGACAGGCTTTGATTTCGGCCATTGCCATTGCCAGTACAGATCTAACCTTAAAGCCAGCACCAGAAAGTCCTTGCTTAATTGAAGAATTAACCGGTACGGGATTAACTGCAAAAACCTGGATGGATATGGGCGATCAGCAGTATTCAGATCAGGATGTACAGTTCCATTCGTTGCCTTCTAATTTATATGGTGCCGAATGGATCCAGACTGCTGGTACATCGGCTGATGTAAAGTTTAAACTACATGCTGATGCTGATGTTTGTGTAGCCTTGTCTGTTGCCATACCGCAAAAAACTGCTTGGTTAAACGATTATGAAGACACAAATACCTTTATTGAAAATAATAAAGGGAATAAATTCCGGGTGTACCGAAAGCGCTACCTGAAAGGACAGCAGGTTATACTGGCAGAAAATGGCGCATCGGCAGAGATGTATACGATAGCTGTATTGCCTGTTAGTAACCTGCAACCTGCATTCGATTTAAAAACTGTAAGCAGTTATAAGGCCACAAAGGCCAGCTTATCTGGCGCTGCCGTAAAAGAAGTACTCATAGAGAAGGAGCGCGTAACCTTCAAAAAACCAGCTGGAGCTGCCATAGAATGGACCATATCTGTAGGGGTTGCCGATACTTATTCTTTGACCATCAAATACCATAACCCGTTTGAGCATACTTTAAAAGGCAAGCTGGAGTTTTTAACGGCAGATGGGATTGTGATGAGAACTGTAGAGGATATTGAGTTTAGCAGTACCAAAAAAGGGAAGTGGAATTATTTCAATAGCAGTACCGGGAGTATGGTAAATGCGGGAACATATAAAGTACGGTTAACAGCAGTTTCTGCAGAAGGATTGAGCCTTGATGCGCTGGATGTGCAATAG
- a CDS encoding glycosyl hydrolase family 65 protein translates to MAIALFLILGTGAYAQQKLVSGTGKLKQYVDYFNAIDTEAVKNFVPNSESFEWLSQNVPLLECPDEVIEKNYYYRWWSFRKHLVKTPEGFIFTEFIEPVKHAGKYNSISCAAGHHIYEGRWLKNTSYLQQYIDFWFYKADVGQSKQRFHQFSSWIDDAIYQNFLVKPDQEFVKRLLPAMDADYTKWEEQRKLPNGLFWQFDVKDGMEESVSGSRKDQNMRPTISSYMYGNADALVKLAAISGNDTLVNKYKLKAAKLKKLVQDSLWDGNETFFKTKLAKGGFAGAREAIGFIPWAFNLPADRADYAKAWSQVLDTAGFNAPWGLTTAERREPTFRTRGTGHSCEWDGALWPFASSQTLKGMSNLLSNYKKHGEMNTTVFYKELRKYAASHQKNGKPYLGEYQDEKNGEWLKGDNPRSSFYNHSTFCDLVINDLIGLKPRADNAIGIYPLLPKNQWDWFLLDQVSYHGKMLTILWDKTGKKYNKGKGFHIYADGKEIYTSGSLKPAIITL, encoded by the coding sequence ATGGCAATTGCACTATTCCTGATTTTGGGAACCGGTGCTTATGCCCAACAGAAATTAGTTTCGGGAACAGGAAAGCTTAAGCAGTATGTAGATTATTTTAATGCTATAGATACAGAAGCGGTAAAGAATTTTGTTCCGAATTCGGAATCATTTGAATGGCTGTCTCAAAATGTTCCTTTGTTGGAATGTCCTGATGAAGTGATTGAAAAGAATTATTACTATCGCTGGTGGTCATTCCGCAAGCATCTGGTAAAAACTCCTGAAGGATTTATTTTTACGGAATTTATTGAGCCGGTAAAACACGCAGGTAAATACAATTCCATCAGTTGCGCCGCCGGACACCACATCTACGAAGGGCGCTGGTTAAAGAACACCAGTTACCTGCAGCAATATATAGATTTTTGGTTTTACAAGGCTGATGTTGGACAATCTAAACAACGTTTCCACCAGTTTAGCAGCTGGATAGATGATGCCATTTATCAGAACTTCCTGGTTAAGCCTGATCAGGAATTTGTAAAGCGACTTTTGCCTGCAATGGATGCGGATTATACCAAATGGGAAGAGCAGCGTAAGCTACCTAATGGTTTGTTTTGGCAGTTTGACGTTAAAGACGGCATGGAAGAATCTGTTAGTGGTTCTCGTAAAGACCAGAACATGCGGCCAACCATTAGCAGCTATATGTATGGCAATGCTGATGCTTTGGTAAAATTGGCTGCCATCAGCGGAAATGATACTCTTGTAAACAAATACAAACTGAAGGCTGCAAAACTAAAAAAGCTTGTTCAGGATAGCCTTTGGGACGGTAATGAAACTTTTTTTAAAACCAAACTGGCCAAAGGTGGCTTTGCAGGAGCCAGGGAGGCCATTGGTTTTATTCCATGGGCTTTTAACCTGCCGGCTGACCGTGCTGATTATGCGAAAGCATGGAGCCAGGTATTGGATACCGCAGGTTTCAACGCGCCCTGGGGTTTAACTACCGCAGAGCGGAGAGAGCCTACATTCAGAACCAGGGGAACAGGACATAGTTGTGAATGGGATGGTGCATTATGGCCATTTGCAAGTTCTCAAACTTTAAAAGGCATGTCTAACTTACTGAGCAATTATAAAAAACATGGTGAAATGAACACAACTGTTTTTTATAAGGAGCTGCGTAAATATGCTGCATCGCATCAAAAGAATGGCAAGCCATACCTGGGCGAGTACCAGGATGAGAAGAATGGGGAATGGCTTAAAGGTGATAATCCGAGAAGCAGTTTTTACAACCACTCCACTTTTTGTGATCTGGTCATCAATGATCTGATTGGTTTAAAGCCAAGGGCAGACAATGCCATTGGTATTTATCCTTTGTTGCCAAAAAATCAGTGGGATTGGTTTCTGCTGGATCAGGTGTCTTACCATGGCAAGATGCTTACTATACTTTGGGATAAGACAGGGAAAAAATATAACAAAGGAAAAGGATTCCACATTTATGCAGATGGGAAAGAAATCTATACCTCAGGTAGTTTAAAACCCGCTATAATTACATTGTAA